Proteins encoded by one window of Flexibacter flexilis DSM 6793:
- the pckA gene encoding phosphoenolpyruvate carboxykinase (ATP), with the protein MSSVHSNILKGAANFAPSQVLWNLTPAELVEEALRNGEGVLADNGALMADTGKFTGRSPKDKFVVKDANTEKTVWWGDVNNVFDTNKFEQLYKDMVAFLEGKRVYVRELIAGANPSHNLRVRVVNTVAWHNLFCYNMFIRPAAEQLAAFDPEFTILCVPEFQADPAVHGTRQSNFAILDFTRKMILIGGTGYAGEMKKGIFAVLNYMLPHEQNVLSMHCSANIGKDGDSAVFFGLSGTGKTTLSADPLRNLVGDDEHGWAADGIFNFEGGCYAKVIDLSREKEPQIFDAIRFGSILENTRFYPNTRTPDYANKSVTENTRTSYPLHYIPGAVEPSVGPVPKNIFFLTADAFGVLPPISRLTPGQAMYHFISGYTAKVAGTEVGVVEPQTTFSACFGQAFLPLHPTRYAAMLGQKISENKVNVWLVNTGWSGGSYGVGSRIKLPYTRALITAALSGELDKVSFTKHPVFGVEMPDSCPNVPTELLHPRNTWSDKAAYDEKAQQLAKAFADNFEKFSDFATEEMLAGAPKVGVLD; encoded by the coding sequence ATGTCATCTGTTCATTCAAACATCCTAAAAGGTGCAGCTAACTTCGCACCTTCGCAAGTATTGTGGAATCTAACACCAGCAGAATTAGTAGAGGAAGCTCTACGCAATGGTGAGGGAGTATTAGCCGACAACGGCGCATTAATGGCCGACACTGGTAAATTTACTGGTCGTTCGCCTAAAGACAAATTCGTAGTAAAAGACGCTAACACCGAAAAAACAGTTTGGTGGGGCGACGTAAACAACGTATTTGATACCAACAAATTTGAGCAACTCTACAAAGACATGGTTGCGTTCTTGGAAGGTAAGCGTGTGTATGTTCGCGAATTGATTGCTGGTGCAAATCCGTCGCACAACTTGCGTGTACGCGTGGTAAACACGGTAGCTTGGCACAACTTGTTCTGCTACAATATGTTTATCCGCCCAGCTGCTGAGCAATTGGCAGCATTTGACCCAGAGTTCACGATTTTGTGTGTACCTGAGTTTCAAGCAGACCCTGCCGTACATGGCACACGTCAATCAAACTTTGCGATTTTGGATTTTACGCGCAAAATGATTTTGATTGGTGGCACGGGCTACGCTGGCGAAATGAAAAAAGGCATTTTCGCAGTATTGAACTACATGTTGCCACACGAACAAAATGTGTTGTCTATGCACTGTTCGGCAAACATTGGTAAAGACGGTGACTCGGCTGTATTTTTTGGCTTGTCGGGTACTGGTAAAACTACGCTTTCGGCTGACCCACTTCGCAACCTTGTAGGTGACGACGAACACGGTTGGGCTGCTGACGGCATCTTTAACTTTGAAGGTGGTTGCTACGCCAAAGTAATTGACCTTTCTCGCGAAAAAGAACCGCAAATTTTCGATGCCATTCGTTTCGGTTCGATTCTCGAAAATACGCGCTTCTATCCGAACACGCGTACTCCTGATTATGCAAACAAATCAGTAACAGAAAACACTCGTACTTCTTACCCACTTCATTATATCCCAGGTGCGGTAGAACCATCGGTTGGGCCTGTTCCTAAAAATATATTCTTCCTTACAGCTGATGCTTTCGGTGTATTGCCTCCAATTTCACGCCTTACACCAGGCCAAGCGATGTATCACTTCATTTCGGGTTATACCGCAAAAGTGGCTGGTACAGAAGTAGGCGTAGTAGAACCACAAACAACGTTCTCGGCTTGTTTCGGTCAGGCTTTCTTGCCTTTGCACCCAACTCGCTACGCTGCGATGCTCGGCCAAAAAATCAGCGAAAATAAAGTAAACGTATGGCTTGTAAACACTGGCTGGTCTGGTGGTAGCTATGGCGTTGGTAGCCGCATCAAATTGCCTTACACTCGTGCCCTTATTACGGCGGCATTGTCTGGCGAATTGGACAAAGTGAGCTTTACCAAACACCCAGTATTCGGTGTGGAAATGCCTGATAGCTGCCCTAACGTACCAACAGAGTTGTTGCACCCACGCAACACGTGGTCAGACAAAGCCGCTTACGACGAAAAAGCACAACAATTAGCGAAAGCATTTGCCGATAACTTTGAAAAATTCAGCGATTTCGCAACAGAAGAAATGTTAGCGGGTGCGCCTAAAGTAGGAGTTTTGGACTAA
- the fbp gene encoding class 1 fructose-bisphosphatase, whose protein sequence is MLSEEDIAVPVGTTLDRFIMRKQEAFPYATGELSQLIRDIALASKIINREINRAGLINIAGMYGTQNIQGEEQQKLDVIADVRFIRALKNGGEVCAIISEEQDKIIDTGNRHGKYVVALDPLDGSSNIDVNVSIGSIFSVYRRVTPVGTVPNETDVLQSGRKQVAAGYVLYGSSTMLVYTTGHGVHGFTYDASLGEFFLSHTEIKIPEKGKIFSYNEGNYDDFSPAIQSYITDCKTRRYSGRYIGSLVADFHRNMLKGGIYLYPPTQKAPNGKLRLLYECYPLAMLIEQAGGMATDGKQPILDIVPTDLHQRTPLYIGSADMVRTVTQGLETEYAAQ, encoded by the coding sequence ATGCTATCTGAAGAAGACATTGCAGTCCCCGTAGGGACTACCCTTGACCGCTTCATTATGCGCAAGCAAGAAGCGTTTCCGTATGCTACTGGCGAGCTTTCGCAGTTGATTCGTGATATAGCCTTAGCCTCTAAGATTATCAATCGCGAAATTAACCGCGCAGGGCTTATCAATATAGCGGGCATGTACGGAACACAAAACATACAAGGCGAAGAACAACAAAAGTTGGATGTAATCGCTGACGTGCGTTTTATCCGTGCCCTCAAAAATGGCGGCGAAGTATGTGCCATCATTTCGGAAGAACAAGATAAGATTATTGATACGGGCAATCGCCATGGCAAATATGTGGTGGCTCTTGACCCGCTGGACGGTTCGTCGAATATCGACGTAAACGTCTCGATTGGAAGTATATTTTCGGTGTATCGCCGTGTAACGCCTGTTGGCACTGTGCCTAACGAAACCGATGTATTGCAGTCGGGTCGCAAACAAGTAGCCGCTGGCTATGTGTTGTATGGCTCTTCTACGATGTTGGTTTATACCACAGGGCATGGCGTGCATGGTTTCACTTACGATGCTTCGCTGGGTGAGTTCTTTTTGTCTCACACCGAAATCAAAATTCCAGAGAAAGGGAAAATATTCTCTTACAACGAAGGAAACTACGACGATTTCTCACCAGCGATACAATCGTACATTACGGACTGTAAAACTCGCCGTTATTCGGGGCGTTATATTGGTTCGTTAGTGGCTGATTTTCACCGTAATATGCTCAAAGGCGGAATTTATTTGTACCCTCCAACGCAAAAAGCTCCAAACGGAAAATTGCGTTTGTTGTACGAATGTTATCCGTTGGCGATGCTCATTGAGCAAGCAGGCGGCATGGCCACAGACGGCAAACAGCCGATTTTGGACATCGTGCCAACCGACTTGCATCAGCGCACGCCACTGTATATCGGCTCGGCGGACATGGTTCGCACCGTAACGCAAGGTTTGGAAACCGAATATGCAGCACAATAA
- the aceB gene encoding malate synthase A, translating into MTTITKAHAVVEITGKILPEYETVLTREALQFVALLHKKFNKRREELLSARQVRQRKIEAGELPTFLESTAHIRQSEWKVGNIPADLLDRQVEITGPTDRKMVINALNSGAKVFMADFEDANSPTWTNMVEGQINLYKAIRREIDYTAENGKNYALKEKVAVLFARPRGWHLLEKHVLVDGEAVSGSIFDFALYFYHNVHELTKRGSGPYYYLPKMESHLEARLWNDIFVEAQMQLGIPQGTIKSTVLIETILAAFEMDEILFELREHIVALNAGRWDYIFSVIKKFRNNPNFLLPDRGQVTMTVPFMRSYAKLLVKTCHKRGAFAMGGMSAFIPSRKDEEINKGAFSKVQSDKDLESTTGFDGTWVAHPDLVPVAAEIFAKVLGGKPNQVEKQLPEVEVTAAQLLDTTIEGGQITEAGFRANINVAILYIASWLQGAGAAALHNLMEDAATAEISRAQIWQWLHLPNVKTAEGTAITTEYYNSIFAEEVAKIKETVGGEENFKTQRYARAASIFDHLVKSPNFEQFLTLPAYNVLDLKN; encoded by the coding sequence ATGACGACCATCACCAAAGCTCATGCAGTTGTAGAGATTACAGGCAAAATTTTGCCAGAATACGAAACAGTATTGACCCGCGAGGCCTTACAGTTTGTGGCTCTATTACATAAAAAATTCAATAAACGCCGTGAGGAGTTATTGAGTGCGAGACAGGTGCGCCAACGCAAAATCGAGGCTGGCGAGCTTCCAACATTTTTGGAAAGCACCGCGCACATTCGCCAAAGCGAATGGAAAGTAGGCAATATTCCTGCCGACTTGCTCGACCGCCAAGTCGAAATTACGGGACCCACTGACCGCAAAATGGTTATCAACGCCCTTAACTCTGGTGCTAAGGTTTTTATGGCCGACTTTGAAGATGCCAATTCCCCTACATGGACTAACATGGTGGAAGGGCAAATCAATCTTTACAAAGCCATTCGCCGTGAAATAGATTATACCGCCGAAAATGGCAAAAATTATGCACTTAAAGAAAAAGTAGCCGTACTTTTTGCTCGTCCGCGCGGTTGGCATTTGCTCGAAAAACACGTGTTGGTGGACGGTGAAGCCGTTTCGGGTTCGATTTTTGACTTCGCTTTGTATTTCTACCACAACGTACACGAACTCACCAAACGCGGTAGCGGTCCGTACTACTATTTGCCTAAAATGGAAAGCCATTTGGAAGCGCGTTTGTGGAACGATATTTTCGTAGAAGCCCAAATGCAATTGGGTATCCCACAAGGAACTATCAAATCAACGGTACTTATCGAAACAATTTTGGCCGCTTTCGAGATGGACGAAATTTTGTTCGAGTTGCGCGAACACATTGTTGCGCTAAACGCTGGCCGTTGGGACTATATATTTAGTGTGATTAAAAAATTCCGTAACAATCCAAATTTCTTGTTGCCAGACAGAGGCCAAGTAACCATGACGGTTCCGTTCATGCGCTCTTATGCCAAACTTTTGGTAAAAACTTGTCACAAACGCGGTGCTTTCGCCATGGGCGGTATGTCTGCTTTCATTCCGAGCCGCAAAGACGAGGAAATTAACAAAGGTGCTTTCTCTAAAGTACAGTCGGACAAGGACTTGGAATCTACGACAGGTTTTGATGGCACGTGGGTAGCTCACCCAGATTTGGTGCCAGTAGCTGCCGAAATTTTCGCGAAAGTGTTGGGCGGCAAGCCCAACCAAGTAGAAAAACAATTGCCAGAAGTAGAAGTAACAGCCGCTCAGCTACTTGACACCACCATCGAAGGTGGCCAAATCACAGAAGCGGGTTTCCGTGCCAACATCAACGTTGCGATTCTTTACATCGCTTCTTGGTTGCAAGGCGCAGGCGCAGCAGCTCTTCACAACCTCATGGAAGATGCCGCTACTGCCGAAATCTCAAGAGCGCAAATTTGGCAATGGTTGCACCTACCAAACGTGAAAACGGCTGAAGGCACTGCCATTACGACTGAATACTACAACAGCATTTTTGCGGAAGAAGTAGCTAAAATTAAAGAGACTGTGGGTGGCGAAGAAAACTTCAAAACACAACGTTACGCACGCGCCGCTTCGATTTTCGACCATTTGGTAAAGAGTCCAAACTTTGAGCAGTTCCTTACGCTTCCTGCTTACAACGTTTTAGATTTAAAGAACTAA
- a CDS encoding XRE family transcriptional regulator — protein sequence MTLKEENIRLIFGLKIKQLRTDKSLSLVELSEKTGISVSYLNEMEKGKKYPKGDKIAVLAEALDVNYDWLVSLQLNKRLKPIGDLLKSNILSELPFEIFGIEPSDILDILSDTPTKVGAFVSTLSEISRGYDMQVEDFYFSALRSYIELQENYFEEIETSIDELRAEKGQDFDFHNLDSLIEILQSKYHYTLYYDDFAEEPALQKTRSVLVPHDKAPKLIINSHLEPYQQAFVLAREIGFNRLHLTDRPLTFSLTKVNSFEKVLNSYKASYFAAGLLINRVTLEQDVKELFANPIWDGQAWADLAQRYDVSPEVFMVRLTSILPRSFGINRLFFLRFDYHKQSKELSLIKEMHFAGLHNPHATVLKEHYCRRWASLTILYDLAEMQAKGENPETISKAQISKYIGTKSEYLIVALARPSHLHPERLSSVALGIKIDNDLRKTMPSLTDEEHLHAYQVSQTCERCKAENCAERMVPPTVMLKRQREIDRQEALAHLNERYK from the coding sequence ATGACTCTCAAAGAAGAAAATATAAGACTTATTTTTGGTCTGAAAATCAAACAGTTACGAACAGACAAAAGTCTCTCACTTGTGGAATTAAGCGAGAAGACAGGCATTTCTGTTTCGTATCTGAATGAAATGGAAAAAGGAAAAAAATATCCGAAGGGCGATAAAATTGCGGTGTTGGCGGAGGCTTTGGACGTGAATTATGATTGGCTCGTGTCCCTTCAGCTCAACAAAAGACTCAAGCCTATCGGCGATTTGCTCAAATCAAATATCCTAAGTGAGCTACCTTTTGAGATTTTTGGCATCGAGCCAAGCGATATTTTGGATATACTTTCCGACACGCCCACCAAAGTTGGTGCGTTTGTCAGTACGCTATCAGAAATAAGTAGAGGCTATGACATGCAGGTCGAAGACTTTTATTTTTCGGCTTTGCGTTCGTATATCGAGCTACAAGAAAATTATTTTGAAGAAATAGAAACGTCTATCGACGAGTTGCGCGCGGAAAAAGGCCAAGATTTTGATTTTCATAACTTAGATTCGCTGATCGAAATTCTTCAATCCAAATATCATTACACGCTGTATTACGATGATTTTGCGGAAGAACCCGCCTTACAAAAAACACGTTCGGTGCTTGTTCCACACGACAAAGCCCCTAAACTCATCATTAACAGCCATTTAGAACCGTACCAACAGGCTTTTGTGTTGGCGCGTGAAATTGGTTTTAATCGCCTGCACCTGACCGACCGACCGCTTACGTTTTCGCTTACCAAAGTAAATTCTTTCGAGAAAGTGTTGAATAGTTATAAGGCTTCGTATTTTGCGGCGGGGCTGCTCATCAACCGCGTTACGCTGGAGCAAGACGTAAAAGAATTGTTTGCCAATCCGATTTGGGACGGGCAAGCGTGGGCAGATTTGGCGCAACGTTACGACGTGTCGCCAGAAGTGTTTATGGTTCGCCTGACCAGCATTTTGCCGCGTAGTTTTGGTATCAATCGCCTCTTTTTCTTGCGTTTTGATTATCACAAACAAAGCAAAGAGTTGAGTTTGATTAAAGAAATGCACTTTGCGGGCTTGCACAATCCGCACGCTACCGTACTGAAAGAACATTATTGCCGCCGTTGGGCTTCGTTGACGATTCTCTACGATTTGGCCGAAATGCAGGCCAAAGGCGAAAACCCCGAAACGATTTCCAAAGCACAGATTTCCAAATACATCGGTACGAAAAGCGAATATTTGATAGTGGCTTTGGCGCGTCCGTCGCACTTGCACCCAGAGCGGCTTAGTAGTGTGGCATTGGGTATCAAGATAGACAATGACCTACGCAAAACAATGCCATCGCTGACCGACGAAGAGCATTTGCACGCCTACCAAGTAAGCCAAACGTGCGAACGTTGCAAGGCCGAAAACTGCGCTGAACGCATGGTTCCGCCAACGGTGATGCTCAAACGTCAACGCGAAATAGACCGTCAAGAAGCATTGGCGCACCTGAACGAACGTTATAAGTAG
- the aceA gene encoding isocitrate lyase, whose protein sequence is MKAQDINALVQDWSTNPRWKGIERPYTAEDVLKLRGSVKIEYTVAQLGAERLWNLLNSERYVAGLGALTGNQAIQEVQAGLKAIYLSGWQVAADANLAGHMYPDQSLYPADSVPNVVKRINNALLRADQIQSVTGEGDVHWLAPIVADAEAGFGGNLNAFELMKMMIEAGASGVHFEDQLSSAKKCGHLGGKVLVPTQEAINKLVAARLAADAMGVSTVLVARTDADAANLLTSDVDDRDRRFVTGERSSEGFYYVKAGIEQAIDRGLSYAPYADLVWCETSHPDLGEAREFAQAIHAKYPGKLLAYNCSPSFNWASKLSESEMLTFRENIADMGYKFQFITLAGFHALNTSMFELASAYRDRGMAGYSELQQKEFALQAKGFRAVKHQAFVGTSYFDAVQTIVTNGLSSTTALKGSTEEAQF, encoded by the coding sequence ATGAAAGCCCAAGACATCAACGCATTAGTTCAAGATTGGTCAACCAACCCACGTTGGAAAGGTATCGAACGTCCTTACACTGCTGAAGACGTATTGAAACTTAGAGGTTCAGTAAAAATCGAATACACTGTGGCACAATTGGGTGCGGAACGCCTTTGGAACTTGCTTAATTCTGAAAGATATGTAGCGGGTTTGGGTGCACTTACAGGCAACCAAGCGATTCAGGAAGTACAAGCTGGCTTGAAAGCTATCTATTTGAGCGGTTGGCAAGTAGCTGCTGATGCAAACCTTGCTGGTCACATGTACCCAGACCAAAGTTTGTATCCTGCGGACAGCGTTCCGAACGTAGTAAAACGCATTAACAATGCGCTTTTGCGTGCAGACCAAATCCAATCGGTAACAGGCGAAGGCGATGTACATTGGTTAGCTCCAATCGTGGCAGATGCTGAAGCTGGTTTCGGTGGCAACCTCAACGCTTTCGAATTGATGAAAATGATGATTGAGGCTGGTGCATCTGGCGTTCACTTCGAAGACCAACTTTCTTCAGCTAAAAAATGCGGTCACTTGGGTGGTAAAGTGTTGGTTCCTACGCAAGAGGCTATCAACAAATTAGTTGCGGCACGTTTGGCGGCTGACGCAATGGGCGTTTCTACGGTATTGGTAGCGCGTACGGATGCTGATGCAGCAAACTTACTTACAAGTGACGTGGACGACCGCGACCGTCGTTTCGTAACTGGCGAACGCAGCAGCGAAGGTTTCTATTATGTAAAAGCAGGTATCGAGCAAGCAATCGACAGAGGTTTGTCTTACGCTCCTTATGCTGACTTGGTATGGTGCGAAACTTCTCACCCAGATTTGGGCGAAGCACGCGAATTTGCGCAAGCAATCCACGCCAAATATCCAGGTAAGTTATTGGCTTACAACTGCTCACCTTCATTCAACTGGGCTTCTAAATTATCGGAAAGCGAAATGCTTACTTTCCGTGAAAATATTGCCGACATGGGTTACAAATTCCAATTCATCACGTTGGCTGGTTTCCATGCACTCAATACAAGTATGTTTGAATTAGCGTCTGCTTACCGCGACCGCGGCATGGCTGGCTACTCAGAGTTGCAACAAAAAGAATTTGCACTTCAGGCGAAAGGTTTCCGTGCAGTTAAGCACCAAGCCTTCGTAGGAACAAGCTATTTCGATGCCGTTCAGACCATCGTTACAAATGGTTTGTCTTCTACTACAGCATTGAAAGGTTCGACAGAAGAAGCGCAATTCTAA